Within the Phaseolus vulgaris cultivar G19833 chromosome 9, P. vulgaris v2.0, whole genome shotgun sequence genome, the region TCGTTGGAAAATTAAatgacaatatatatatatataatgtgatCGGTAGTATACATCATTCTCTCTTTGTTCTCTCAATCTTACGTATAATGTGAACGAAGTAAATTGAATTGAAGTAGAGATAGATAGAGATGCCCTTAatcattatttttcattaaaaaaagagagaaaagaaagcATATAGCTGTTGGTTTGTTGGACGTAGGAAGCGTGAAAGACACGGTTGGAATATGGAACAAAGATGAGTTTGCGtagactttttcttttttttcatattctttCATTAATTCTTTATATCAACTTAGAAAGCCTGAGATCTGGTTTATTTATctcataattattattgtgGCTGAAAGAGGACATGGGTTATGAGAGGGCCCATGAACAAAATTTAAGGTCTTCATTTTTAAGATGGAATTAATAATGATGAGGTTTCCTTTTTCTGACTTGTAATCGAGTATATATGAAGTGGCTTGTGGGGTGATTAGGAATTGCAAACCAAGTTTGGTGAGCGTTTTAGGTTAAAGAGATTTGGCGTGCACACTTCCCATTACTTGATCACAAAATTGAAGGAGAACAAATGGATTTTGATAGGAGTGTATAAGATAATTTTATCAAAGAACATGATTATATAAAGTTTTTGTCTTTTGGCGTCAGAAAGCAAAGTGGTGTACTTGCACATTCTATTCTTAAGCTGTCAAACAAATCAAACGGGGATTAATTGGGGTCAGCAATCCtaataatcatatttattttccTATGAATGTGGGCGATCTTGACTTTgaacttttttaaaatactttttaaggCTAATCGGGTTTTGAGGTTGTGGGTATTCACCAATTCCTTTCCAAAGTCATCACATTTGGTTggctttattttttaaattaaatgtcTTTATTTCAAAGAGCATAAGCCAGCCAAACATTTCTATCCCTTTTCTCTCGTTCATACTTGCAAATCAAATGTTTACACTTGTTACATGCTTCAAAACTTTTTTAATCGCCACAAATTAAGTTACTTATATCCTTGCCAAATGTTCATACGTGAATATTGAACTTCCGCGTTAAGTATGTGttgcaaaattttaaataagcaTTCTTGTATCATTATTGAATTGAAGAATTTGATGACAGTGATATATggagtaaaataatattttatgaaagTTGCGTCTTTCTAAATAAAAGGGAGCCTTTTAAAATACAGATTTAGGTTTTTCTGATACGTAAAATAATTGGAATTTGATAATAAATTTAGCAGTTGAAATTTTACTAACTTTAGTAATTTATTTCCGTGACagttttatatatcaataattgttatttaatttgtttttctaaaGTTCACTGTTGGGATTAGTCTCATCGTTAAAATACATAACTACGTGAAGTGGTTGGGATTAAACTAACGATGAAAATTTTGGATAAAGTACGTGATGAGGTCATACATCATTCGAAACTCTTTACCATTAAGGTTCCTGAACAACGCTatctattaaattattttctattaataaaaattaaaactttacGATTACATAATTTCcctgtatttatattttattataacatcAACCAACCCTAGAATCTAAAAACTTGAATAGAAGTGGCAGCCCCAAtgagtaattttattttaatggtacttgttttaataaattatgaaaaacaatatattattttcatttatgatTGGCACCGTATAAACCTACCCAAATTAGTTGCTGTCTGGCATCTCCCGTGAACATTTATTCAAGCAGTCTGCGTCCATCTTTGTTGGCCAATTCCAATCTGGGTTAGTGCCTTACTGCAATTAGCAGCTTTTTACTTATTCAGACGGTAATCCATCCAGCAATGGAAAACCAATTTTCTCCCTCATCAACTTGTCATCTTCTGCattctatttctttttatattcttttttcttAGTCAATTATTACGTAACATTATTAGTTATCACAAATCAGACCCAGTCACAGTTGCAATGGGGACAAACTTTAGTTCGGTAGGTGTTAACTTCCTTTTTGTCTCTATCTTTCCGGGGTTCCCAAATTCTAACTTGTTTTTTTGTCTTTCTGTTCATACTCTTTGTTCCTCGGCTTATGTATTAAACAAGTCTCATCAATCTAATACCTGCACAATTATTTTAGTCCCTTTGAGTaccattttttaataaacactACATTTTAATCCATTTGTGTCGTTATTTTACTGGTACGAAAACGAGAAATGTACATCGTTTAAAACGAAGATATGGACCAAATACACTATTTGACAAGCCATGGAAGAAATTGACCAAAGTTCACCGTCGTATATCTCTACCTCAATCTTCAAAAACAAAGTGCGACATTGCTACCATACGATGAAGTTGGCCCAGATAGATGCGTCTTTAATATTCACACGAAATCTTACAAGAAAGCAAGTGCGGCCTTTTGGCTCACAAGTAAAATAGGAGAATTTTGCTTTGCACCGCaaatcacatgagaaacaaaACAATGTTAGCTCTGTTTTTCCACTATCCACTCCCCAAAACCCCCCCAAAAAATTGCTTAGACCCTTCGTACCATTTTCCTTTCAATTCAaattatagaaagaaaaaagacaCAAACTAATTTCAAcaaatattatcataataattataataataataacaataataataataatcgaATCTCCCTTTTGGTTATACTAGCTGTCGGTGTCTTGTATTTGAAGTACGCATTGTGACACCATGCAAAAACTTTGTATATCCGACCAAGCTGAGTTTTCCATCAGATTTTCTGATCCAATCACCCATTAAAGAATAAGCTGACGGACCCAAACTCATCTCCTGAAAACATTATCAAAAGTTTAGTGGGTTATTAATCAGCTTAAAAGACAGAAATAACACAAGAATTTGCAAACCTGAGCCAACTCCTCAACAGAAATGACTCGGTTTCCTGTCTCCTCAAAATATTCAAAAGCTGTGGTAGCAATTCTATCCCATTCTTGATGAACTTCCAGCTGGTATACACTGATAGCAGCTGCGCAAAACTCTTCGAAATCCATTTTTTTATACGAGAGTGCCTCCATCTTGTTTCAAGGAATAAGCATTTCAGATTATTCATTATAATAAATGCACGCAAATAACACAATGCACTTTTTCATAAGAAATAAAACAGATATCATTATGAATAAATAATGGTGGCACTGATCAAGATGCTACTATTGATTTTGCTCTGTCAAAGTTATTCAATTATACATTCCTTCCTGCccctattttatttaatgagcAGGACATTCTGGTACACGATACATTGGGATCAAAGCGGCCACTAAAATGTCATAATGAAGAGAGCAGGAAAATACTTCTATATTGCAAATCAAAGAATACTCACCAGATTTAAAATGTCAGGGGCCCTTGATTCCTTCATGGCATCAGTTGCATTTTTCATGAGAGCCtgtattttcttaatatttcaGTTTAGGTATTTTGAAACAACAGCAAACGAAACCAACAATAAAGTTTAAACTATAATAAAAGACTAACCTAAGGCTGATTAATTTAATGTAGCAAACAGTAGAGTATAACATATTTACATTATATACAGTAAACAGATAATAGCTTTGTATATCATTCAATATACTAACACACCTTAAAGTTAAAAAGAGggaataaaattgcaaaaaccATGAACTTACAACTCTAAAATTCTCAAGCGAAATGCAGCCATCTTTAGGCTCCAAGAGATTAAACTGTGCTCTAAGGTAGATTAGATCATCTTCCGGCAATGCTCTCGCCAGGGCCTGTATTGACATAAGGAGATGTAAAACAGACAACATTACTCTTGTCCTATTGCCCCCTATCCCCACCAAAGGAGGGGAGGACATAATATTCATTTGTTTTAATGGCAGCATAACAGGTGACGACTACCTTCAATGCTGCACGTCTCAAAGGTGAGGTACGCACATATGACTTTACTAacttgtaaatcaaaatatCCAAAGGAATGGGATTCTTTTCATTTCTCAACCATGGGTGAGCTGCAAAGTATATAGGAAACTCTCTATTAGCAGGAACCATAGAATAACATTTTGGAATTTCATAGACGAGCAACATTTTATTTAGTAAAACAAGGTTTGGcaaaaaattcaaatgaaacatACCTAAAGCTTGAGCAGCAGTCATCCTTTTTCTGTGGTCCTTGTTCAGAAGTCTCTTCACAAAGTCTTTAGCTTCTGGTGATATTGATGGCCAAGGTGAATCATCAAAGTTAGGATTCGCTCGTAACACAGACCGGAAAATTCCAGATTCAGTGCGTGCCCAAAATGGTCTACTCCCACATAACAATATGTACGATATAACCCCAATACTCCACAAGTCTCCTTCAACACTGTAAGATCTATGGAGCACTTCAGGTGCAACATAGTATGCACTGCCAACAATATCGTTCAGGCGTTGGTCTGCATATTTATTAAAAGTCAGTGCAGGTAGTGAAAAAATCAATAAGAAAATACTACTCTGATTCTAAGGCAATAGAAAAACCATTTAATTTGAACACTGGAGGTAATCCTAAACCAAGAATTAAAGCATGTGCTAAGACTCGTCCAAACCAGAAAATTAGAGAAAAACATTCGGCAAACAAACTTCTAGAATTATAGCAGAGTTTGAAGAAGGAAATTCAGTGATCAAATATTAAATTCCAAGCTCtccatttaaataaaaagttacGGAGAGGAGTTCAACCTAAGCAGCCaaataatattacaaaaatCAGAAGTCATAAAGCCCTGTACACATGTACATGCTAACCACATGAACATGTTCATTTAGATTTTGAAGATATGGCCTTTTGTGGGAGTTTGCACAGTTTAACAAAGTTTGGAAGTGTTTGGTTTCTCCTATAATTGTCCACATGTTACCCAACATAAGATGAATAATGATTTTGGAAGGACTAAAACAGTTAGTTGTTACAATAAATAAACAACCCAAAAAAGAAATAAGATCAAAAGGGTATATAGTTACTGAACTTAACTCGCGTCTGCGAgtcttcaaaaaataaaataatattgtacCTGTGGTAATTTTATCTTATATGTAAAAGTAATTTTACTTTTACACCAGACAACAATCAGTTCTTTTAAAGCTAGTTTTGAAATATCATTCTGAagcataaattaaatatttaacatcAATTGCAGTGAGGAATTATATCAAAACCAGT harbors:
- the LOC137821059 gene encoding CDPK-related kinase 6-like isoform X1; translated protein: MGHCCSKNIAVNNETVPADHRPKTPHYAPPSPPPASGSSLSGATPGRNTPAHSFSTSPFPSPLPPGVAPSPAKTPGRKFRWPLPPPSPAKPIMAALLRRQGKAKPKEGPIPEEQGEGGGEGERSLDKSFGYGKNFGAKFELGKEVGRGHFGHTCWAKGKKGELKGQSVAVKIISKAKMTSAIAIEDVRREVKMLKALSGHKNLVKFYDAFEDVNNVYIVMELCEGGELLDRILDRGGRYPEDDAKAILVQILDVVAFCHLQGVVHRDLKPENFLFVSKDDDAVMKVIDFGLSDFVRPDQRLNDIVGSAYYVAPEVLHRSYSVEGDLWSIGVISYILLCGSRPFWARTESGIFRSVLRANPNFDDSPWPSISPEAKDFVKRLLNKDHRKRMTAAQALGMFHLNFLPNLVLLNKMLLVYEIPKCYSMVPANREFPIYFAAHPWLRNEKNPIPLDILIYKLVKSYVRTSPLRRAALKALARALPEDDLIYLRAQFNLLEPKDGCISLENFRVALMKNATDAMKESRAPDILNLMEALSYKKMDFEEFCAAAISVYQLEVHQEWDRIATTAFEYFEETGNRVISVEELAQEMSLGPSAYSLMGDWIRKSDGKLSLVGYTKFLHGVTMRTSNTRHRQLV
- the LOC137821059 gene encoding CDPK-related kinase 6-like isoform X2; its protein translation is MGHCCSKNIAVNNETVPADHRPKTPHYAPPSPPPASGSSLSGATPGRNTPAHSFSTSPFPSPLPPGVAPSPAKTPGRKFRWPLPPPSPAKPIMAALLRRQGKAKPKEGPIPEEQGEGGGEGERSLDKSFGYGKNFGAKFELGKEVGRGHFGHTCWAKGKKGELKGQSVAVKIISKAKMTSAIAIEDVRREVKMLKALSGHKNLVKFYDAFEDVNNVYIVMELCEGGELLDRILDRGGRYPEDDAKAILVQILDVVAFCHLQGVVHRDLKPENFLFVSKDDDAVMKVIDFGLSDFVRPDQRLNDIVGSAYYVAPEVLHRSYSVEGDLWSIGVISYILLCGSRPFWARTESGIFRSVLRANPNFDDSPWPSISPEAKDFVKRLLNKDHRKRMTAAQALAHPWLRNEKNPIPLDILIYKLVKSYVRTSPLRRAALKALARALPEDDLIYLRAQFNLLEPKDGCISLENFRVALMKNATDAMKESRAPDILNLMEALSYKKMDFEEFCAAAISVYQLEVHQEWDRIATTAFEYFEETGNRVISVEELAQEMSLGPSAYSLMGDWIRKSDGKLSLVGYTKFLHGVTMRTSNTRHRQLV
- the LOC137821059 gene encoding CDPK-related kinase 4-like isoform X3 — translated: MTSAIAIEDVRREVKMLKALSGHKNLVKFYDAFEDVNNVYIVMELCEGGELLDRILDRGGRYPEDDAKAILVQILDVVAFCHLQGVVHRDLKPENFLFVSKDDDAVMKVIDFGLSDFVRPDQRLNDIVGSAYYVAPEVLHRSYSVEGDLWSIGVISYILLCGSRPFWARTESGIFRSVLRANPNFDDSPWPSISPEAKDFVKRLLNKDHRKRMTAAQALAHPWLRNEKNPIPLDILIYKLVKSYVRTSPLRRAALKALARALPEDDLIYLRAQFNLLEPKDGCISLENFRVALMKNATDAMKESRAPDILNLMEALSYKKMDFEEFCAAAISVYQLEVHQEWDRIATTAFEYFEETGNRVISVEELAQEMSLGPSAYSLMGDWIRKSDGKLSLVGYTKFLHGVTMRTSNTRHRQLV